In Streptomyces capitiformicae, one genomic interval encodes:
- a CDS encoding DUF397 domain-containing protein: MHTHIWEKSSYCQEGDACVHISAVPETIHITETADPTQAVLDASPSAFGALLRALREKGSSADVRQSY, from the coding sequence ATGCACACGCATATCTGGGAGAAGTCCTCCTATTGCCAGGAAGGCGACGCCTGCGTCCACATATCCGCCGTCCCTGAGACGATCCACATAACCGAAACCGCCGACCCCACCCAAGCCGTGCTCGACGCCAGCCCCTCCGCCTTCGGCGCCCTCCTCCGTGCGCTGAGGGAGAAGGGCAGCTCCGCTGACGTTCGCCAGTCGTACTGA
- a CDS encoding ATP-binding protein: MTTVSPSWTCTLRLPRDPRSPGVARAALRAVLGPHDLAEFAPTAELLTSELLTNAVRAEAAYGRDVGVRFELSGVELRLEVADSADGKPELRCAGDDDVCGRGLVLVDALADDWGVAPCDGVGKVVWASLSLSLSDGGVR, translated from the coding sequence ATGACCACCGTATCCCCGTCCTGGACCTGCACCCTGCGCCTTCCCCGAGATCCCCGTTCGCCCGGGGTCGCCCGCGCCGCCCTCCGTGCTGTCCTCGGCCCTCATGACCTCGCCGAGTTCGCCCCCACCGCCGAACTGCTGACCTCGGAGTTGCTCACCAACGCGGTCCGGGCGGAGGCGGCGTACGGCCGGGACGTCGGGGTTCGGTTCGAGCTGAGCGGGGTGGAGTTGCGGCTTGAGGTGGCCGACTCGGCTGATGGAAAGCCGGAGTTGAGGTGCGCCGGGGACGATGACGTGTGCGGGCGGGGGCTCGTCCTCGTCGACGCGTTGGCGGACGACTGGGGTGTGGCGCCGTGTGACGGGGTGGGCAAGGTCGTGTGGGCGTCGTTGTCGTTGTCGCTGTCGGACGGGGGCGTGCGGTGA
- a CDS encoding helix-turn-helix domain-containing protein has product MTPRPAPSARRLRLATELRKLRERAGLTSTEAAKLLGTSSGQLSNVESARFGVSPDRIRAMAGVYSCTDQSYVDALVAMAAEKPRSCWWDAYRDVLPSGFLTLAELEHHATALRTAFTAHIPGMLQTPDHAREIFRHVIPSPTPPEVERRVSHRVQRQDVIYRANPHPYSTVIHEAALRMQVGGRSVARAQLQHLLDIGERDHITIRVLPYDVGAFPGSGQSINYLYGPVPQLDTVQLDQFHGPVLLDAEAHLEKYRLLLDFVESIALAPPNSRDLIHAIAHDL; this is encoded by the coding sequence ATGACACCAAGACCCGCCCCAAGCGCCCGACGCCTCCGGCTCGCCACCGAGCTGCGAAAACTGCGCGAACGGGCGGGCTTGACGTCAACCGAGGCCGCGAAACTGCTCGGCACCAGTTCCGGTCAACTCAGCAATGTCGAGTCGGCCCGTTTCGGAGTGAGCCCTGATCGAATCCGCGCAATGGCGGGTGTGTACTCCTGCACGGACCAGTCCTACGTCGACGCGCTGGTCGCGATGGCCGCCGAAAAGCCGCGCAGCTGCTGGTGGGACGCTTACCGCGACGTGCTCCCCTCGGGGTTCCTCACTCTGGCCGAGCTGGAGCACCACGCGACCGCCCTGCGCACCGCCTTCACCGCGCACATCCCGGGCATGCTCCAGACACCGGACCACGCCCGGGAGATCTTCCGCCATGTGATCCCGTCCCCCACCCCGCCCGAGGTGGAGCGCCGCGTCTCGCACCGCGTCCAACGGCAGGACGTCATCTACCGGGCGAACCCCCACCCGTACAGCACCGTCATCCACGAAGCCGCGCTACGCATGCAGGTCGGCGGCCGATCGGTGGCACGGGCTCAGCTCCAGCACCTGCTCGACATAGGCGAACGGGACCACATCACCATCCGGGTGCTCCCCTACGACGTCGGGGCGTTCCCCGGATCGGGCCAGTCCATCAACTACCTGTACGGCCCCGTGCCGCAGCTCGACACCGTGCAACTCGACCAGTTCCACGGTCCCGTACTGCTGGACGCCGAGGCTCACTTGGAGAAGTACCGACTGCTCCTGGACTTCGTCGAATCCATCGCCCTCGCTCCCCCGAACTCCCGCGACCTGATCCATGCCATCGCCCATGACCTCTGA
- a CDS encoding DUF397 domain-containing protein: protein MPTPPWQKSSYCQEGEACVHVAATSQKSSYCGQGESCVHISAAPETIHITESADPTQAVLDASPSAFGALLRALRAAHPGT, encoded by the coding sequence ATGCCTACCCCTCCATGGCAGAAGTCGTCCTACTGCCAAGAAGGCGAAGCCTGCGTCCACGTCGCCGCCACCTCACAGAAGTCGTCCTACTGTGGCCAGGGCGAATCCTGCGTCCACATATCCGCCGCCCCCGAGACGATCCACATAACCGAAAGCGCCGACCCCACCCAAGCCGTACTCGACGCCAGCCCCTCCGCCTTCGGCGCTCTCCTCCGTGCGCTGAGGGCTGCACATCCCGGAACATGA
- a CDS encoding DUF6879 family protein, producing the protein MTEPTFESLFRSARHSAYHLEMRDAYGLDDDYREWASGNPFDPAERWPWWIELVSASVARGVAVHRARIVSEPISDYVRYEYELTHGHNVKAGEDVRWLPRRQASGLALPGNDFWLFDDTSVLFNHFAGDGTMTGEELVTDPAVVKLCSSAFAAVWELATLHEGYRPDR; encoded by the coding sequence GTGACGGAGCCGACGTTTGAGAGTCTGTTCCGTTCGGCCCGGCACAGCGCGTATCACCTGGAGATGAGGGACGCCTACGGGCTCGACGACGACTACCGGGAATGGGCTTCGGGCAACCCGTTCGATCCCGCTGAGCGCTGGCCCTGGTGGATTGAGCTGGTCTCCGCTTCGGTGGCCCGTGGCGTGGCCGTGCATCGTGCGCGCATCGTCTCGGAACCGATCAGCGACTACGTGCGGTACGAGTACGAGCTGACCCACGGCCACAACGTCAAGGCCGGCGAAGACGTGCGCTGGCTACCCCGTCGGCAGGCCTCCGGGCTGGCGCTGCCCGGAAATGACTTCTGGTTGTTCGACGATACGTCGGTCCTCTTCAACCACTTCGCCGGGGACGGAACGATGACCGGCGAAGAGCTGGTCACGGACCCCGCCGTGGTGAAGCTGTGCTCGTCCGCTTTCGCCGCGGTGTGGGAGCTGGCCACCCTGCACGAGGGGTACCGGCCGGACCGATAG
- a CDS encoding helix-turn-helix domain-containing protein, translating to MSISPSSSAQAARERVAQRLRELRADAGITGTELAVRCGWTHPKTSRIENARTAPTPDDIRLWCRACGVEDQAADVIAQSRNAESLYVEWRRKVRAGLKRLQDSYVELYQSTELFRIYSPTLVPGLLQTEGYARALLSANAQMLDAPDDAEEAAAARLERSQVIHQPGHRFVMLIEESVLSYQLGDDDAMAAQLGYLLTAGALPQVSLGIIPSSTRERTLWPQELFHVYDDTLVSVELLSARVRITQPDEIALYLKAFERLRSMAVYGVEARALILKAIENLR from the coding sequence ATGTCCATCTCCCCGTCCTCCTCGGCCCAGGCCGCGCGTGAACGGGTCGCACAGCGTCTGCGCGAGCTACGTGCCGACGCGGGCATCACTGGGACCGAGCTGGCCGTGCGCTGCGGCTGGACGCATCCGAAGACATCCCGCATCGAGAATGCACGTACGGCCCCCACACCGGACGATATCCGCCTCTGGTGCCGGGCCTGCGGTGTCGAAGACCAAGCCGCAGACGTCATCGCTCAGTCGCGCAACGCGGAGTCGCTGTACGTCGAATGGCGGCGCAAGGTGCGCGCGGGCCTGAAGCGGCTCCAAGACAGCTACGTGGAGCTCTATCAGTCCACAGAGCTGTTTCGGATCTATTCACCCACGCTGGTGCCCGGCTTGCTTCAGACCGAGGGCTATGCGCGTGCCCTTCTGTCAGCCAACGCTCAAATGCTCGATGCCCCCGATGATGCCGAAGAGGCAGCCGCAGCCCGCCTCGAACGCTCGCAGGTCATTCATCAGCCGGGCCACCGGTTCGTCATGCTGATCGAAGAAAGCGTCCTCTCTTACCAGTTGGGCGACGACGACGCGATGGCCGCACAGCTCGGCTACCTGCTCACAGCCGGCGCCCTCCCTCAGGTGTCGTTGGGCATCATCCCCAGTTCGACCCGGGAACGGACGCTGTGGCCGCAGGAGTTGTTCCACGTCTACGACGACACTCTCGTGTCCGTTGAGCTGCTGTCAGCCCGGGTGAGAATCACCCAGCCCGACGAGATCGCCCTCTACCTGAAGGCATTCGAGCGACTGCGCAGCATGGCCGTGTACGGGGTGGAAGCACGCGCCCTGATCCTGAAAGCCATCGAGAATCTGCGCTGA
- a CDS encoding DUF6879 family protein: MPQNVPSFDELLNSAQRSAVHLEMRDAYGVANEADDFARWKSTGERDNDPESPYWAPWVTLIRNTVARGVVVRRARIVSEPVSDYIRFEHAGTVVNMEAGELVRWLPRRRASAIALPGNDFWLIDDRLIRWNHFTGEGASGGGEVSEDPAAAKLCADAFAAVWARATPHEDYKIS; the protein is encoded by the coding sequence ATGCCGCAGAACGTACCCAGCTTCGATGAACTGCTGAACAGCGCTCAGCGCTCCGCCGTCCACCTGGAGATGCGCGACGCCTACGGAGTCGCCAATGAAGCCGACGACTTCGCCCGCTGGAAGAGCACCGGCGAGCGGGACAACGACCCCGAATCTCCGTACTGGGCGCCATGGGTGACACTGATCCGGAACACGGTGGCGCGTGGCGTAGTGGTGCGCCGGGCCCGCATCGTGTCCGAGCCGGTCAGTGACTACATTCGGTTCGAACACGCGGGTACTGTCGTGAACATGGAGGCGGGCGAGCTGGTGCGGTGGCTGCCGCGTCGGCGCGCTTCCGCCATCGCGTTGCCCGGCAACGACTTCTGGCTGATCGACGACCGACTCATCCGGTGGAACCATTTCACCGGCGAAGGAGCCTCGGGCGGTGGGGAGGTCAGCGAGGATCCAGCTGCGGCGAAGCTGTGTGCGGACGCCTTCGCAGCGGTGTGGGCACGGGCGACGCCGCACGAGGACTACAAGATCAGTTAG
- a CDS encoding DUF397 domain-containing protein, whose protein sequence is MLDGSDLYGLDIDGASFVKACGGNTHPDGESCVTLARIGEDAWALGDSKRPDAEPLRFTTEELDAAGIDPARFGLSA, encoded by the coding sequence ATGCTGGACGGAAGTGATCTGTACGGGCTCGACATCGACGGGGCGTCGTTCGTGAAGGCCTGCGGCGGCAACACCCACCCCGATGGGGAATCCTGCGTGACCCTCGCCCGGATCGGCGAGGACGCCTGGGCCCTTGGGGACAGCAAGCGGCCGGACGCCGAGCCGCTCCGCTTCACCACGGAGGAGCTGGACGCGGCCGGGATCGACCCGGCCCGGTTCGGCCTGTCCGCCTGA
- a CDS encoding YncE family protein: protein MRRHVRTLPAATALAVLFSSAALAVGVATPAVADTSTPLPVQSSGDIVVDGVHQRVFVSDPTGGQVVATDYAGKVVGTVASLPGAKGLELSPDSGTLYAAVPGDDSIVAIDTATVTEAKRYPIGEGTDPQYPAWAGGKLWFGYGAAAQGNLGSLDVSGTEPVLTLGQDRGWYAAPRLDSTPGAPNTLAAGIEGMSPASVAVYDVSSGTATRTASGPNTSDYVPSNLRDLALTPDGSQLVVASGAPYFHQVYKTADLTPAGQYPSDSYPNAVDIAPDGTVAAGIDGTYSPDVWTYEPGTTTATHVYDFTNTAEGAGDAGVLTPGGLAFTPDESHLFAVVATNGGGYALRDLGAEAPPPPPAPSPTTLTVNAPATATRAQALTVTGKLTSDAPFASGTTLTVTRTDLESPAGKLLAPVTVAADGSYSFKDTPPAGGSVKYTVSYAGDATHQAASASDTVQVSRATTTLTLNKNGNVYSYGADVTFTAHLGTTYKNRTVEIWADPYGSDKPNKLVKSGTVNSYGNLSVTLDLTRDTKLTAKFAGDARYAPKTATSKVYTKVSVSTTPSRHYKTASAWNRTYYYFRKSVDPLFTTRMTYYPGRDYRVQVQAYYDGAWRTTGTQYFPLESSGLGAVELQGEPSTGIRFRIRSSYIDTTSGDNVNTTTHGAWKYFIFTS, encoded by the coding sequence GTGCGCAGACACGTACGCACCCTTCCGGCCGCCACCGCGCTGGCCGTCCTCTTCAGCTCGGCCGCGCTCGCGGTCGGCGTGGCCACGCCCGCCGTGGCCGACACCAGTACGCCCCTGCCGGTGCAGTCGTCCGGCGACATCGTCGTCGACGGCGTGCACCAGCGCGTCTTCGTCTCCGACCCGACCGGCGGCCAGGTCGTCGCCACCGACTACGCCGGCAAGGTCGTCGGCACCGTGGCCTCACTGCCCGGTGCCAAGGGCCTGGAGCTGTCCCCCGATTCCGGCACCCTCTACGCGGCCGTGCCGGGCGACGACTCGATCGTGGCCATCGACACGGCGACGGTCACCGAGGCCAAGCGGTACCCGATCGGTGAGGGCACCGACCCGCAGTACCCGGCGTGGGCCGGCGGCAAGCTGTGGTTCGGCTACGGCGCCGCCGCCCAGGGCAACCTCGGCTCCCTGGACGTCTCCGGCACCGAGCCGGTGCTCACGCTGGGCCAGGACCGCGGCTGGTACGCGGCCCCGAGACTGGACTCCACTCCCGGCGCCCCCAACACCCTGGCGGCGGGCATCGAGGGCATGAGCCCGGCCTCCGTCGCCGTCTACGACGTGTCGTCCGGTACGGCGACGCGCACCGCGAGCGGCCCCAACACCAGCGACTACGTGCCGAGCAACCTGCGCGACCTCGCCCTCACCCCCGACGGCTCCCAGCTCGTGGTGGCCAGCGGCGCGCCGTACTTCCACCAGGTGTACAAGACCGCCGACCTGACGCCGGCCGGCCAGTACCCGAGCGACTCGTACCCGAACGCCGTCGACATCGCCCCCGACGGCACGGTCGCGGCGGGCATCGACGGCACGTACTCGCCGGACGTGTGGACCTACGAGCCGGGCACGACCACGGCCACCCACGTCTACGACTTCACCAACACGGCCGAAGGCGCCGGCGACGCCGGTGTCCTCACGCCGGGCGGCCTCGCCTTCACGCCGGACGAGTCGCACCTGTTCGCGGTCGTCGCCACCAACGGCGGCGGCTACGCGCTGCGCGACCTGGGTGCCGAGGCCCCGCCGCCGCCCCCGGCTCCGTCCCCGACGACCCTCACGGTGAACGCGCCCGCGACGGCCACCCGGGCCCAGGCCCTGACCGTCACCGGCAAGCTCACCTCGGACGCGCCCTTCGCCTCCGGCACCACCCTCACGGTCACCCGCACCGACCTGGAGTCCCCGGCGGGCAAGCTGCTCGCCCCGGTCACGGTCGCGGCGGACGGCTCGTACTCCTTCAAGGACACCCCGCCGGCGGGCGGTTCGGTGAAGTACACCGTCTCCTACGCGGGCGACGCCACCCACCAGGCGGCCTCCGCGTCCGACACGGTCCAGGTCTCGCGGGCCACGACCACGCTGACGCTCAACAAGAACGGCAACGTCTACTCGTACGGCGCGGACGTGACCTTCACGGCCCACCTCGGTACGACGTACAAGAACCGCACGGTCGAGATCTGGGCCGACCCGTACGGCTCCGACAAGCCGAACAAGCTGGTCAAGTCCGGGACGGTGAACTCCTACGGCAATCTGTCCGTCACCCTCGACCTGACCCGCGACACCAAGCTCACGGCCAAGTTCGCGGGCGACGCGCGTTACGCGCCGAAGACCGCGACGAGCAAGGTCTACACGAAGGTGAGCGTCTCGACGACCCCGAGCCGCCACTACAAGACCGCCTCCGCCTGGAACCGGACCTACTACTACTTCCGCAAGTCCGTGGACCCGCTGTTCACGACCCGGATGACCTACTACCCGGGCCGCGACTACCGGGTCCAGGTCCAGGCGTACTACGACGGCGCCTGGCGCACCACGGGCACGCAGTACTTCCCGCTGGAGTCCTCCGGCCTGGGCGCGGTCGAGCTCCAGGGCGAACCGAGCACCGGCATCCGTTTCCGGATCCGTTCCTCGTACATCGACACGACGTCGGGCGACAACGTGAACACGACGACGCACGGCGCCTGGAAGTACTTCATCTTCACCAGCTAG